In a genomic window of Lycium ferocissimum isolate CSIRO_LF1 chromosome 9, AGI_CSIRO_Lferr_CH_V1, whole genome shotgun sequence:
- the LOC132031360 gene encoding uncharacterized protein LOC132031360 isoform X1 has protein sequence MNTPPPPGSPSIYPTPKKILQPQQKVAMAVFFNAHFLFSFLIISCFFPRQIHGSKSLFHLQDVLPVLPGHVSWPLVNSLYSAVDLLPSFVGAANNNNTLQWKGACFYENTAWLELHHNTASRFGGGTLHIKVSNAHSYTCMDLYIFATPYRVKWDYYVLSREHTLQISEWESQAELEYVKRNGVSIFLMQAGMLGTLSALWDVFPLLTNTGWGENSNIGFLKKHMGASFDQRPQPWVSNLTTEDIHSGDFLAISKIRGRWGAFETLEKWVSGAYAGHSAVCLRDAQGKLWVGESGHENDKGEDIIAILPWEEWWEFELKKDDSNPHIALLPLHPDLRAKFNETAAWEYAQSMAGKPYGYHNLIFSWIDTIDGNYPSPLDAHLVASVMTVWNHLQPAYAANMWNEALNKRLGTQGLGLPDVLVEVEKRGSSFAKLLTIPEQDDWVYSDGKSTSCVSFILEMYKEAGLFGPLASSIQVTEFTIKDAYSLKFFENNTNRLPKWCNADDTVELPFCQIKGKYRMELPGYNTMDIYAHMNEKCPSMPPQYYRPQSC, from the exons AtgaacaccccccccccccccggttcTCCCTCCATCTACCCCACACCCAAAAAAATTCTCCAGCCTCAACAGAAGGTAGCCATGGCAGTTTTCTTCAATGCCCATTTTTTATTCAGTTTCTTGATCATATCCTGCTTTTTTCCAAGACAAATACATGGGTCAAAGTCACTATTCCATCTACAAGATGTTTTACCAGTGTTACCTGGACACgtgtcatggcccctagtcaaCTCCCTCTACAGTGCTGTTGACCTTTTACCCTCTTTTGTTGGGGCtgcaaataataataatacacttCAATGGAAAGGTGCTTGCTTTTATGAAAATACTGCTTGGTTGGAACTTCATCACAATACTGCAAGTAGGTTTGGTGGTGGCACTCTTCATatcaag GTCAGCAATGCTCACAGTTACACATGTATGGACCTTTACATCTTTGCAACCCCATATCGCGTGAAATGGGATTACTACGTTTTATCTCGTGAACACACTCTTCAAATCAGTGAGTGGGAGTCTCAAGCCGAGTTAGAATAT GTGAAACGTAATGGAGTCTCAATTTTTCTTATGCAAGCAGGAATGTTGGGAACCCTTTCAGCACTATGGGATGTTTTCCCTTTGCTCACAAACACTGGATGGGGTGAAAATTCAAATATCGGATTTCTGAAAAAACACATGGGTGCTTCATTTGACCAACGTCCTCAACCATGGGTCAGCAACCTTACCACTGAAGACATACATTCTGGAGACTTTCTTGCAATATCAAAAATTAGAGGTCGTTGGGGTGCTTTTGAGACGTTAGAAAAATGGGTATCTGGAGCTTATGCTGGCCATTCTGCTGTTTGCTTGAGGGATGCTCAAGGAAAGTTGTGGGTTGGAGAATCTGGACATGAGAATGATAAG GGAGAAGATATAATTGCTATTTTGCCCTGGGAGGAATGGTGGGAGTTTGAGCTGAAAAAAGATGATTCTAATCCACATATTGCATTGCTCCCTTTGCACCCTGATCTCCGTGCCAAGTTTAATGAGACTGCTGCTTGGGAATATGCACAAAGCATGGCAGGCAAACCATATGGTTACCACAACTTAATATTTAGCTGGATAGACACaattgacggaaattatccctcTCCCTTGGATGCTCATCTG GTTGCTTCTGTCATGACTGTTTGGAATCACTTACAGCCCGCATATGCAGCTAACATGTGGAATGAAGCCTTAAACAAGCGACTTGGAACTCAG GGCCTTGGTCTTCCTGATGTTCTTGTCGAAGTTGAAAAGCGTGGGTCATCTTTTGCCAAATTGTTGACTATCCCAGAACAGGATGACTGGGTTTATAGTGATGGGAAATCAACTTCTTGTGTTTCTTTCATTCTTGAAATGTATAAAGAAGCAGGACTATTTGGTCCACTTGCAAGTTCGATTCAGGTTACAGAATTCACG ATAAAAGATGCTTACTCgcttaagttttttgaaaacaaTACGAATCGGTTGCCTAAGTGGTGCAATGCGGATGACACAGTGGAGCTTCCTTTCTGTCAAATTAAAGGGAAGTACCGGATGGAATTGCCTGGATACAATACAATGGATATTTACGCCCATATGAATGAAAAGTGCCCATCTATGCCTCCACAATATTACAGGCCACAAAGTTGTTGA
- the LOC132031360 gene encoding uncharacterized protein LOC132031360 isoform X2, with the protein MKILLGWNFITILQVSNAHSYTCMDLYIFATPYRVKWDYYVLSREHTLQISEWESQAELEYVKRNGVSIFLMQAGMLGTLSALWDVFPLLTNTGWGENSNIGFLKKHMGASFDQRPQPWVSNLTTEDIHSGDFLAISKIRGRWGAFETLEKWVSGAYAGHSAVCLRDAQGKLWVGESGHENDKGEDIIAILPWEEWWEFELKKDDSNPHIALLPLHPDLRAKFNETAAWEYAQSMAGKPYGYHNLIFSWIDTIDGNYPSPLDAHLVASVMTVWNHLQPAYAANMWNEALNKRLGTQGLGLPDVLVEVEKRGSSFAKLLTIPEQDDWVYSDGKSTSCVSFILEMYKEAGLFGPLASSIQVTEFTIKDAYSLKFFENNTNRLPKWCNADDTVELPFCQIKGKYRMELPGYNTMDIYAHMNEKCPSMPPQYYRPQSC; encoded by the exons ATGAAAATACTGCTTGGTTGGAACTTCATCACAATACTGCAA GTCAGCAATGCTCACAGTTACACATGTATGGACCTTTACATCTTTGCAACCCCATATCGCGTGAAATGGGATTACTACGTTTTATCTCGTGAACACACTCTTCAAATCAGTGAGTGGGAGTCTCAAGCCGAGTTAGAATAT GTGAAACGTAATGGAGTCTCAATTTTTCTTATGCAAGCAGGAATGTTGGGAACCCTTTCAGCACTATGGGATGTTTTCCCTTTGCTCACAAACACTGGATGGGGTGAAAATTCAAATATCGGATTTCTGAAAAAACACATGGGTGCTTCATTTGACCAACGTCCTCAACCATGGGTCAGCAACCTTACCACTGAAGACATACATTCTGGAGACTTTCTTGCAATATCAAAAATTAGAGGTCGTTGGGGTGCTTTTGAGACGTTAGAAAAATGGGTATCTGGAGCTTATGCTGGCCATTCTGCTGTTTGCTTGAGGGATGCTCAAGGAAAGTTGTGGGTTGGAGAATCTGGACATGAGAATGATAAG GGAGAAGATATAATTGCTATTTTGCCCTGGGAGGAATGGTGGGAGTTTGAGCTGAAAAAAGATGATTCTAATCCACATATTGCATTGCTCCCTTTGCACCCTGATCTCCGTGCCAAGTTTAATGAGACTGCTGCTTGGGAATATGCACAAAGCATGGCAGGCAAACCATATGGTTACCACAACTTAATATTTAGCTGGATAGACACaattgacggaaattatccctcTCCCTTGGATGCTCATCTG GTTGCTTCTGTCATGACTGTTTGGAATCACTTACAGCCCGCATATGCAGCTAACATGTGGAATGAAGCCTTAAACAAGCGACTTGGAACTCAG GGCCTTGGTCTTCCTGATGTTCTTGTCGAAGTTGAAAAGCGTGGGTCATCTTTTGCCAAATTGTTGACTATCCCAGAACAGGATGACTGGGTTTATAGTGATGGGAAATCAACTTCTTGTGTTTCTTTCATTCTTGAAATGTATAAAGAAGCAGGACTATTTGGTCCACTTGCAAGTTCGATTCAGGTTACAGAATTCACG ATAAAAGATGCTTACTCgcttaagttttttgaaaacaaTACGAATCGGTTGCCTAAGTGGTGCAATGCGGATGACACAGTGGAGCTTCCTTTCTGTCAAATTAAAGGGAAGTACCGGATGGAATTGCCTGGATACAATACAATGGATATTTACGCCCATATGAATGAAAAGTGCCCATCTATGCCTCCACAATATTACAGGCCACAAAGTTGTTGA
- the LOC132031362 gene encoding protein METABOLIC NETWORK MODULATOR 1-like isoform X1, whose product MNPAIHGDSSYAAVTVPVKRGRGRPRKDHSLKRVKTANFPPGFKQTKEIRPQQVDTVNVANVGIIGQPANDGMIGQAVTGVVESAFDAGYLLSVRIGDSNTNFRGVVFKPGHFDPVTAENDVAPHVQMIKRNDIHLPVRNQVQAYGHDRRAQLNVSSPTTAPSVPLVGARGAVVPVVLQPVNPTNGFPPATQAPPDSSQAAHMTVAPLATLPPNGSLTTSQVTQVGDQEALVAGQDGGSSLGEGATLVQQKEVKPIISNNTSKPVDIGDMNELPSIGPSDSISSPIPTKITSVTKPLMNYGIGRMTELLQAVQENLMENQVLHAGESSISDEYKS is encoded by the exons ATGAACCCAGCTATTCATGGGGACAGCTCCTATGCTGCAGTAACTGTTCCTGTCAAGCGGGGGCGGGGTCGCCCGCGCAAGGATCACAGCCTAAAGCGTGTAAAAACTGCTAATTTTCCACCGGGatttaaacaaacaaaagaGATCCGACCCCAACAAGTAGATACAGTTAATGTTGCAAATGTTGGGATAATAGGTCAGCCAGCAAATGATGGAATGATAGGTCAGGCTGTTACAGGTGTTGTCGAATCTGCATTTGATGCTGGTTATTTGCTCAGTGTTAGGATTGGCGACTCCAATACAAATTTCAGGGGTGTTGTTTTTAAGCCAGGGCATTTTGATCCTGTCACAGCAGAAAATGATGTGGCACCACATGTTCAGATGATTAAAAGGAACGACATTCATCTACCCGTTAGAAACCAAGTTCAGGCATATGGCCATGATCGGAGGGCTCAGCTAAATGTATCATCTCCAACAACAGCTCCTTCTGTCCCTTTGGTGGGAGCCCGCGGTGCTGTTGTTCCTGTTGTCCTTCAACCTGTCAACCCAACCAATGGATTTCCACCTGCTACGCAAGCTCCTCCAGATTCATCCCAAGCTGCTCATATGACTGTTGCGCCCTTGGCTACGCTGCCACCTAATGGGTCACTAACGACTAGTCAGGTTACTCAAGTCGGCGACCAAGAAGCACTGGTCGCTGGGCAGGATGGAGGTAGTTCCCTTGGTGAGGGAGCAACATTGGTGCAACAGAAAGAGGTTAAGCCAATTATATCTAACAACACATCTAAACCTGTTGATATTGGCGACATGAATGAGCTTCCTTCTATAGGACCAAGCGATTCTATAAGTTCCCCTATTCCTACCAAGATTACCTCTGTTACAAAACCTTTGATGAATTACGGGATTGGCAGGATGACAGAGCTTTTACAG GCGGTGCAGGAAAATCTGATGGAGAACCAGGTGCTTCATGCTGGAGAATCATCCATTAGCGACGAGTACAAAAGCTGA
- the LOC132031362 gene encoding protein METABOLIC NETWORK MODULATOR 1-like isoform X2 — protein MNPAIHGDSSYAAVTVPVKRGRGRPRKDHSLKRVKTANFPPGFKQTKEIRPQQVDTVNVANVGIIGQPANDGMIGQAVTGVVESAFDAGYLLSVRIGDSNTNFRGVVFKPGHFDPVTAENDVAPHVQMIKRNDIHLPVRNQVQAYGHDRRAQLNVSSPTTAPSVPLVGARGAVVPVVLQPVNPTNGFPPATQAPPDSSQAAHMTVAPLATLPPNGSLTTSQVTQVGDQEALVAGQDGGSSLGEGATLVQQKEVKPIISNNTSKPVDIGDMNELPSIGPSDSISSPIPTKITSVTKPLMNYGIGRMTELLQENLMENQVLHAGESSISDEYKS, from the exons ATGAACCCAGCTATTCATGGGGACAGCTCCTATGCTGCAGTAACTGTTCCTGTCAAGCGGGGGCGGGGTCGCCCGCGCAAGGATCACAGCCTAAAGCGTGTAAAAACTGCTAATTTTCCACCGGGatttaaacaaacaaaagaGATCCGACCCCAACAAGTAGATACAGTTAATGTTGCAAATGTTGGGATAATAGGTCAGCCAGCAAATGATGGAATGATAGGTCAGGCTGTTACAGGTGTTGTCGAATCTGCATTTGATGCTGGTTATTTGCTCAGTGTTAGGATTGGCGACTCCAATACAAATTTCAGGGGTGTTGTTTTTAAGCCAGGGCATTTTGATCCTGTCACAGCAGAAAATGATGTGGCACCACATGTTCAGATGATTAAAAGGAACGACATTCATCTACCCGTTAGAAACCAAGTTCAGGCATATGGCCATGATCGGAGGGCTCAGCTAAATGTATCATCTCCAACAACAGCTCCTTCTGTCCCTTTGGTGGGAGCCCGCGGTGCTGTTGTTCCTGTTGTCCTTCAACCTGTCAACCCAACCAATGGATTTCCACCTGCTACGCAAGCTCCTCCAGATTCATCCCAAGCTGCTCATATGACTGTTGCGCCCTTGGCTACGCTGCCACCTAATGGGTCACTAACGACTAGTCAGGTTACTCAAGTCGGCGACCAAGAAGCACTGGTCGCTGGGCAGGATGGAGGTAGTTCCCTTGGTGAGGGAGCAACATTGGTGCAACAGAAAGAGGTTAAGCCAATTATATCTAACAACACATCTAAACCTGTTGATATTGGCGACATGAATGAGCTTCCTTCTATAGGACCAAGCGATTCTATAAGTTCCCCTATTCCTACCAAGATTACCTCTGTTACAAAACCTTTGATGAATTACGGGATTGGCAGGATGACAGAGCTTTTACAG GAAAATCTGATGGAGAACCAGGTGCTTCATGCTGGAGAATCATCCATTAGCGACGAGTACAAAAGCTGA